A stretch of the Streptosporangium sp. NBC_01755 genome encodes the following:
- a CDS encoding Uma2 family endonuclease has translation MSDDSRTFSELLALAAERDGYKVEWYAGKIVMQASASAFHNLIVSETIRQIPSDAWWALPDMGVGTPGDHRGPQPDIVIIPAGSLSDDENPVRKEIVAAVVEVVSKNTRSEDYGDKPEAYALMRIPVYVIIDRKCETIRVFSEPDGHRYTRESVSSFGKPFTLPEPVLLTIDTGGYPAAL, from the coding sequence ATGTCAGACGATTCGAGGACGTTCAGCGAACTCCTCGCGTTGGCGGCGGAGCGCGACGGGTACAAGGTCGAGTGGTACGCCGGGAAGATCGTGATGCAGGCGTCCGCGTCCGCCTTTCATAACCTGATCGTCAGTGAGACGATCCGGCAGATTCCCTCCGACGCGTGGTGGGCTCTGCCTGACATGGGGGTCGGGACCCCCGGCGACCACCGGGGGCCACAGCCTGACATTGTGATCATTCCGGCTGGGAGCCTCAGTGATGACGAGAATCCGGTTCGGAAGGAGATCGTGGCGGCGGTCGTCGAGGTGGTGTCGAAGAACACCCGCTCCGAGGACTACGGCGACAAGCCGGAGGCGTACGCCTTGATGAGGATTCCCGTCTACGTGATCATCGATCGTAAGTGCGAGACCATCAGGGTGTTCAGCGAGCCCGACGGCCACCGCTACACACGCGAGAGCGTGAGTTCCTTCGGCAAACCGTTCACGCTGCCGGAGCCGGTGCTGCTGACGATCGACACGGGCGGGTATCCGGCCGCTCTGTAG
- the priA gene encoding bifunctional 1-(5-phosphoribosyl)-5-((5-phosphoribosylamino)methylideneamino)imidazole-4-carboxamide isomerase/phosphoribosylanthranilate isomerase PriA, translated as MSLELLPAVDVADGQAVRLVQGAAGTETSYGDPLSAALAWQEAGAEWIHLVDLDAAFGRGSNRELLATVVGALDVNVEMSGGIRDDASLELALATGCRRVNIGTAALENPAWCSKIISEYGDRIAIGLDVRGTTLAARGWTQEGGDLWEVLARLEKDGCPRYVVTDVTKDGTLRGPNLDLLREVCSRTDKPVVASGGVSSLEDLRALASLVPIGVEGAIVGKALYAQAFTLEDALAAVRS; from the coding sequence ATGTCGCTTGAGCTGCTCCCCGCCGTGGACGTCGCCGACGGTCAGGCGGTCCGCCTGGTCCAGGGCGCGGCCGGCACCGAGACGTCGTACGGCGACCCCCTGTCCGCGGCGCTCGCCTGGCAGGAGGCCGGCGCCGAGTGGATCCACCTGGTCGACCTCGACGCGGCCTTCGGCCGGGGCAGCAACCGTGAGTTGCTCGCCACGGTGGTCGGCGCGCTGGATGTGAACGTGGAGATGTCCGGGGGCATCCGTGACGACGCCTCGCTGGAGCTCGCGCTGGCCACCGGCTGCCGCCGGGTGAACATCGGTACCGCGGCGCTGGAGAACCCCGCCTGGTGTTCTAAGATCATCTCTGAGTACGGTGACCGGATCGCGATCGGCCTCGACGTCCGGGGGACCACCCTGGCCGCCCGGGGCTGGACCCAGGAGGGCGGTGACCTGTGGGAGGTTCTGGCCCGGCTGGAGAAGGACGGCTGTCCCCGGTACGTCGTCACCGACGTCACGAAGGACGGCACGCTGCGCGGCCCGAACCTGGACCTGCTCCGCGAGGTCTGCTCCCGTACCGACAAGCCGGTGGTCGCCAGCGGCGGGGTCTCGTCCCTGGAGGACCTGCGCGCGCTGGCCTCGCTGGTCCCGATCGGCGTCGAGGGGGCCATCGTGGGCAAGGCGCTGTACGCGCAGGCCTTCACCCTCGAAGACGCCCTTGCCGCTGTGCGTTCCTGA
- a CDS encoding Uma2 family endonuclease, translated as MTVAHESEPYGSLPWAPRYWGSDEFMIYDFGDIGRRFELEDGCIVMTPAPSIRHQRIARRLINAIEACLQAENLGLDVEGPVNYRLNSDTVFAPDIAVFRRDTDSDLYVEPHEIEILAEVTSTNSNRDRLTKMNRYARTKCEWYWIIDQNTLVIDVYQLDGDLYRQVTALTPGTAALLPGPVPLTIDPATLA; from the coding sequence ATGACCGTTGCGCATGAGTCCGAGCCTTACGGATCGCTTCCATGGGCTCCGCGTTACTGGGGCTCCGACGAATTCATGATCTACGACTTCGGCGACATCGGCCGCCGCTTCGAGCTTGAGGACGGCTGCATCGTGATGACCCCCGCGCCCTCCATCCGGCACCAGCGCATCGCCCGCCGCCTCATCAACGCCATCGAGGCATGCCTGCAGGCCGAAAACCTGGGCCTGGATGTGGAAGGGCCGGTCAACTACCGCCTCAACTCCGACACCGTGTTCGCCCCCGACATCGCCGTCTTCCGGCGCGACACCGACAGTGACCTCTACGTGGAACCACACGAGATCGAGATCCTCGCGGAGGTCACCTCCACCAACTCCAACCGCGATCGCCTCACCAAGATGAACCGCTACGCCCGCACCAAGTGTGAGTGGTACTGGATCATCGACCAGAACACCCTCGTCATCGACGTCTACCAACTCGACGGCGACCTCTACCGACAGGTGACCGCCCTCACTCCCGGCACCGCCGCCCTCCTGCCCGGCCCCGTCCCCTTGACCATCGACCCCGCAACCCTCGCCTGA
- a CDS encoding glutamine synthetase family protein, with the protein MGDHHDAGGADTLDSATRRVIERVTERVNTDGIKLIRFLYADHGGVIRGKATSRSLLAERLRTGIGHTVAMMAMNMLDELQNVKGLGPVGEVRLVPDPATFVQLPYAPGSAAMLSDLRQVDGSPWPACPRTFLREAVATLAGEGHALVAAFEPEFTLGRRQPDPEGGLDRLIPADDSLCYSTVGFNQAHDYATSLIHALENQGLRVEHYHPELGHGQQELSIHHAPALRAADNHLIYRETVRGVATRMSMWASLAPKPLADQAGNGTHLHLSLWDPALQTNLFADPSDRYGLSAAAYRFIGGLIAHLPALTALTCGSVNSFRRLTPRAWSSAYACYGMDNREAAVRICSPTGRDAAASTNLELKPSDSSANPYLSLGAVIHAGLDGIRSELDPGDPVNVDPATLPAGRVSRLPTTLDEALDALEADDVLMHALGPLRASAYLAVKRSEARSFAAHNTAYELFHHFRVF; encoded by the coding sequence GTGGGAGATCATCACGACGCCGGCGGAGCCGACACGCTCGACTCCGCGACACGACGCGTCATCGAACGTGTCACCGAACGCGTCAACACCGACGGCATCAAACTGATCCGCTTCCTGTACGCCGACCACGGCGGCGTGATCAGGGGTAAGGCCACCTCCCGCTCCCTGCTGGCCGAACGGCTCCGTACCGGCATCGGGCACACCGTCGCGATGATGGCGATGAACATGCTCGACGAACTCCAGAACGTCAAGGGGCTCGGCCCGGTCGGCGAGGTCCGTCTCGTCCCCGACCCGGCCACCTTCGTCCAGTTGCCTTACGCCCCCGGCTCGGCCGCCATGCTGTCGGACCTGCGCCAGGTCGACGGCTCCCCCTGGCCCGCCTGCCCGCGCACCTTCCTGCGCGAGGCCGTCGCCACCCTGGCCGGCGAGGGCCATGCCCTCGTCGCCGCCTTCGAACCCGAGTTCACCCTCGGCCGCCGCCAACCCGACCCCGAGGGCGGCCTGGACCGCCTGATCCCCGCCGACGACAGCCTCTGCTACTCGACGGTCGGCTTCAACCAGGCCCACGACTACGCGACGAGTCTGATCCACGCCCTGGAGAACCAGGGCCTGCGGGTCGAGCACTACCACCCGGAACTCGGCCACGGCCAGCAGGAGTTGTCGATCCACCACGCCCCCGCCCTGCGCGCCGCCGACAACCACCTGATCTACCGCGAGACCGTCAGGGGCGTCGCCACCCGCATGTCGATGTGGGCCTCCCTCGCCCCCAAACCCCTCGCCGACCAGGCGGGCAACGGCACCCACCTGCACCTCTCCCTCTGGGACCCCGCCCTGCAGACCAACCTCTTCGCCGACCCCTCCGACCGGTACGGCCTGTCGGCCGCGGCCTACCGCTTCATCGGCGGCCTGATCGCCCACCTGCCCGCGCTCACCGCGCTGACCTGCGGCTCGGTGAACAGCTTCCGGCGTCTCACCCCGAGGGCATGGTCGAGCGCGTACGCCTGCTACGGAATGGACAACCGCGAGGCCGCGGTGCGCATCTGCTCCCCCACCGGCCGGGACGCCGCGGCATCCACCAACCTGGAGCTCAAACCCTCCGACTCCTCGGCCAACCCCTACCTGTCGCTCGGCGCCGTCATCCACGCCGGCCTGGACGGCATCCGCAGCGAACTCGACCCCGGCGACCCCGTCAACGTCGACCCCGCCACCCTCCCCGCCGGCCGCGTCTCCCGCCTTCCCACCACCCTGGACGAGGCCCTGGACGCCTTAGAGGCCGACGACGTCCTCATGCACGCCCTCGGCCCGCTGCGCGCCTCCGCCTACCTCGCCGTCAAACGCTCCGAGGCCCGCTCCTTCGCGGCCCACAACACCGCCTACGAACTCTTCCACCACTTCCGGGTCTTCTGA
- a CDS encoding putative Ig domain-containing protein translates to MRGTRGFSLVGSLVAGAVTFGPPATPQVTLATPASVQAAASKGPAPVRTPADDGVERPAVKPERPIVDDADPPPPSAHPSLGHFGAPADRPLRGRITLANPTGETLGFRVADPTLLPAGITLDADGLLGGASRVPGTWTVPIEACAPSGACTTGTVTITITCRCAGPLPTATAPASSPSGPARSPG, encoded by the coding sequence ATGCGGGGCACGCGGGGTTTCTCCCTGGTCGGGTCGCTCGTCGCCGGAGCCGTCACCTTCGGCCCACCGGCGACCCCACAGGTCACCTTGGCGACCCCGGCCTCCGTCCAGGCAGCCGCCTCCAAGGGCCCGGCACCGGTACGGACACCGGCCGACGACGGTGTCGAACGACCCGCCGTGAAACCCGAGCGGCCCATCGTGGACGACGCCGACCCCCCGCCGCCCTCCGCCCACCCGTCCCTCGGCCACTTCGGCGCCCCCGCCGACCGGCCGCTGCGAGGCAGGATCACCCTGGCCAACCCGACCGGCGAGACGCTCGGCTTCAGGGTGGCCGACCCCACCCTCCTGCCCGCCGGGATCACACTCGACGCGGACGGCCTGCTCGGCGGCGCCTCCCGGGTGCCCGGCACCTGGACGGTCCCCATCGAGGCGTGCGCCCCCTCCGGCGCCTGCACCACCGGCACGGTGACGATCACCATCACCTGCCGCTGCGCCGGCCCGCTCCCCACGGCCACGGCCCCGGCCTCCTCCCCCTCCGGCCCGGCTCGCTCACCCGGCTGA
- the hisF gene encoding imidazole glycerol phosphate synthase subunit HisF yields MSVAVRVIPCLDVDAGRVVKGVNFENLRDAGDPVELARRYDAEGADELTFLDITASSSDRSTMYDVVSRTAEQVFIPLTVGGGVRSVEDVDRLLRAGADKVGLNTAAIARPELLTEASQRYGAQCIVLSVDARRVVDGPPTPSGFEVTTHGGRRGTGIDAVEWARRGAELGAGEILLNSMDGDGTRDGYDLEMIRAVRAVVSVPVIASGGAGAVGDFPPAVEAGADAVLAASVFHFGQLKIGDVKDALRGAGYPVR; encoded by the coding sequence ATGAGTGTCGCGGTGCGTGTGATTCCCTGTCTGGACGTGGACGCCGGGCGGGTGGTCAAGGGCGTCAACTTCGAGAACCTCCGCGACGCCGGAGACCCGGTCGAGCTGGCCCGTCGCTATGACGCGGAGGGGGCCGACGAGCTGACGTTCCTGGACATCACTGCTTCGAGCTCTGACCGGTCGACGATGTACGACGTGGTCAGCCGGACGGCCGAGCAGGTGTTCATCCCGCTGACCGTGGGCGGGGGAGTGCGCTCGGTCGAGGATGTCGACAGGCTGCTGCGGGCGGGCGCGGACAAGGTGGGGCTGAACACGGCGGCGATCGCGCGGCCTGAGCTCTTGACCGAGGCGTCGCAGCGGTACGGGGCGCAGTGCATCGTGCTGTCGGTGGACGCCCGCCGGGTCGTCGACGGGCCGCCGACGCCGTCCGGTTTCGAGGTGACCACGCACGGCGGTCGCCGGGGGACCGGGATCGACGCGGTGGAGTGGGCTCGGCGGGGCGCGGAGCTGGGGGCGGGGGAGATCCTGCTCAACTCGATGGACGGCGACGGGACCCGGGACGGCTACGACCTGGAGATGATCCGGGCGGTGCGGGCCGTGGTGTCGGTTCCGGTGATCGCCAGTGGTGGTGCCGGTGCCGTTGGGGATTTTCCCCCGGCGGTGGAGGCGGGGGCGGACGCGGTGCTGGCGGCGTCGGTGTTCCACTTCGGGCAGCTCAAGATCGGCGATGTGAAGGACGCTTTGCGGGGGGCGGGGTATCCCGTTCGCTGA